The Deltaproteobacteria bacterium genome includes the window ACGGCGGCTGGAACGATTTTCGTCCGGTGGGAAGTTTTCCCAAGGGGGTCAGTCCCTACGGCATCCTCGATGGCGCGGGCAATGGCTGGGAGTGGGTGAGTAGCGCCTATCTGCCGTATCCTTACAGATCGAATGACGGCCGCGAAGATCTCAGCCGCGAGCAGGTGCGCGTCACCCGCGGCGGCGGTCAAGATGGGCGCGCCGACGAATTGACCACGACTCATCGCGGGCGCCATGTGTCGCGCAACCCGCGCGGCGGCCATCATAACATCAGTTTTCGCTGCGCCGGCTGAACCTTCATCCACCATGTCAGTCTATCTCGTCATTAAAGGTATCCTCATCGGTTTCGTCGTCGCCGTGCCAGTGGGACCGTTGGGTATTCTGTGCATCAACCGCGCGCTTGGCACGGGCGCGCTGTGCGGATTGTTGTCGGGACTCGGTGTGGCCACGGCGGACGCCTTGGCTGCGGGGATCGCCGCGCTAGGAATTTCGTTGGTGTCAGGCATCTTGAGCGATTATCAAATTCCCTTGCGCGTCGTCGGCGGAATTTTTCTCTGCTACTTGGGCTGGCAGACTTATTGGACGGAGCCTAAAGCGCAAGCCGCGTCGGGCCAAGTCAGCGGCCTGTTGAACGCCTATGCGACGACTTTTTTTTTGACCATCTCCAATCCGGTAACGATACTTTCATTCATCGCGATTTACGCCGGTTTGCATGTGCCGAGCTTGCACGGCCGCTATTTCGCTGCCACGGCGCTTGCCTGCGGCGTGTTTGTCGGCTCGGCTTCCTGGTGGGTCGCGATGTTCGTGACGATGACCGTCTGCCGCAGTAAGTTCGACTTGCGCTTGGTTCATTGGGTGCATCGCATCTCCGGTGTCCTGATCGGCGGTTTCGGCATCGCGATTCTGCTCAGTTTGACGCCGCTGAAAGCCATGATCGGCATTGAGTTCTAACATGGCCAACCCGCAAGATTCGTCAGTGCGCCACGATGGCGCGGTTCCTTCAGCGGTCAACTGCGTGTTGGCGGGCTCTTATCTTCTCGTCAATGTTTATCAGTTTGTCGTTTTGCCGCTTTGGCTACTGCCGAGTGCGCGTCCCTGGGGTTGGACGCTACTGCCATTCGCGCTGCTCAATAATCCGTTCTGGAGTCTGCTGCACGAGGCGATACACGATCTGCTCCATGCGAACCGGCGCGTGAACGGCGTCATCGGCCGCGGCCTGGCGATTTTGTTCGGCTCGCCGTTTCGCATTCTGCGCCTAAGCCATCTGTTGCATCATAAATTGAATCGCCTGCCAGTGGAGGGAACGGAATATTACGATCGTGACAAAAGTACCAAAGCCGCGGCGGCGCCGGGATATTTTTTTCAGATTTTAATTGGGCTGTATTTAGTCGAGGTGGTGAGCCCGATGTTGTTTCTGCTGCCGCGCGCTTGGTTGCAATGGTTCAAAGCGCGCTATATGCCGCCGCAAAGCGTCAGCGCTATCTTGATGCAGAACTGGCTTGGCGCCGAAGCGCTGCGCGAGATTCGCGTGGATGGATTGCTAACGTTGACCTGGCTGTCGTTATCGTTTTGGCTTTACGGCGAAAACTGGCCGATGCTTCTAGCGCTGTTATTGGCGCGCGGCTTTTTGATTTCTTTTCTCGATAACGTTTATCACTACGCGACGCCGGTGAGCGATATATTCTACGCCAAAAATCTGTGTTTGCCGGCGCCGTTGAGCAAACTGTTGCTTAATTTCAATCTGCACGGCATCCATCACATCAACCCGGCGATCTCGTGGATTCATTTGCCGAAAGCGTTCGCGGTGCAAGCGGGCAAGGTTCAAGGCGGCTATTTCGCCGCCGCGCTCAGCCAATTCGGCGGCCCCATCGCGCTGCAGGACTTGCCTCAGAGCGGTGTGGCACTGAGCTTGCGCGCGGAATGATATGGGTGGGACGGGCGCAGCATGCCGCGCCCCTACGGGACATTCTAAATTCGGCTCAGTTTTGTTTGCGAAACAGCAGGACGGAAAACCATTGGTTGGGATCGGTGAAGTGGGCCACCGGCGCTAGGCCGAAGAAACCCAACTGTTCTTGCAAGCGGTTGGGATCGAACTTGCGGCTGATCTCGACGAGGATATTTTCGTTTTCCTGCCATTCGAAATTCGCACCGCTATCGGCGAAGCGAATTCGTTGGCGGGCGGTGGCGACACCGTGCATTTCAATTTGCCGCCACTCGGGATTGAACCACGAGTCGTAGCGCATTCGTTCGACATCGAAGTTACCGGCCATGCGCCGGTTGATGTTTTGAAAGACGTTTAAGATAAACTTGGCGGTGATGCCTCGGCTGTCGTTGTAGGCGGCTTCCAGGAGTTTCGGATCTTTGACGCGATCGGCGCCGAGCAGCAAATAATCGTTGGGCCCCATGGCCGCCGACAGGGCGCGAAAAAAGCGCGGGAAGTCGGTGAGATTGAAGTTGCCGATGGTGCTGCCGAGAAAGACGAATAGGGTCGGCAGGTTTTTATCGATGGCGCCGAAGCCTGCTTCGTAGCGTGAGTGAATGCCGTGAAATTCGATTTGCGGAAAATCTTTTTGCACAGCGCTTTGCGATGCGAGCAGACCGGCGGCGCTGACATCGATGGGGGCAAAGATGCAATGGCGCCGTTGCGCCAGTTGCTCGGTGAGCAAATGGACGGTTTTCTTGCTGTAGCCGGCGCCGAGCTCGACGATGCATTCAACCGGCGCGCTGGCGATGATGTCTTTGGCGCGGGCTTCGAGGATGCTATTCTCCGTGCGGGTCAGATAATATTCCGGTAACTCGCAGATCTCTTCGAACAGTTCCGAGCCGGTGTCGTCATAAAGATGATAAGCTTCGAGCCAGCGCGGCTGATCCCAAAGGGTCGTCAAGATCGACATCGTCGGTGCGCCGTCGAGATCGGCGCCGGCTAACGACCAGATGCCGGGATGGTGCGAAAGCCAATGGAGTCGTTGCTCGGTGGCGAAAATACGTGGCGGTGTCGGTTGTTTCATGGACGGGGAGACTATAAAAGAAATTGACCAACGATGCGACCCCGAGCGAGCTTCAATGTCTAATCCATCGAGCACGATAAAATTTCACGACGTCAATTTCGTACTGCCCGGCGGTAAGAAGCTGCTGGCCAATCTCAATCTCGACGTCGGCGCCGGCGAGACCTTGGTGTTACTCGGCCGTAGCGGCTCGGGCAAGACCACGACGATGAAACTGATCAATCGGTTGATCGATCCGACCTCGGGACGGCTGGAAGTTGAAGGCAAAGCGACAGTCGACTGGGATCCGATCCAACTGCGCCGGCGCATCGGCTACGTGATCCAAGAGATCGGTTTGTTTCCCCATCTGACCATCGAACAGAATATCGGCGTGGTGCCACGCTTGGAAGGCTGGGCCGCTGAACGCATTCAACTGCGTGCGCGCGAACTTTTAAATCTAGTTGGCCTAAACGCTGACAGTTTTGCCGGCCGCTTTCCCAGGGAACTATCCGGCGGCCAGCGCCAACGAGTCGGCGTGGCGCGGGCGCTGGCCGCCGATCCGCCGGTGATTTTGCTCGACGAACCGTTCGGCGCCCTCGATCCAATCACCCGCCGCGAGATTCAACGGGAGTTCAAAAATCTCCAGCAGGAACTCGGCAAGACCATGGTTTTCGTCACCCATGATATCGCCGAAGCGTTCGTGCTGGCCAATCGCATCGCCCTGCTCAAGGACGGCGAAATGATTTTACTTGGGCCGCCCGCCGAGTTGCTCGAATCGAACCATCCCGAGGCGCGCGCCTTCGCCGAGTGCTTTCACGACGGCCAGAATATAGCGAGGCCGGCGTGACCCTGCTGGAATTTTTCACGCACAATCGTGGCGAGTTGGGCGAGCTGATCTTAGAACATTTGTTTCTGGT containing:
- a CDS encoding LysE family translocator, with product MSVYLVIKGILIGFVVAVPVGPLGILCINRALGTGALCGLLSGLGVATADALAAGIAALGISLVSGILSDYQIPLRVVGGIFLCYLGWQTYWTEPKAQAASGQVSGLLNAYATTFFLTISNPVTILSFIAIYAGLHVPSLHGRYFAATALACGVFVGSASWWVAMFVTMTVCRSKFDLRLVHWVHRISGVLIGGFGIAILLSLTPLKAMIGIEF
- a CDS encoding fatty acid desaturase, with product MANPQDSSVRHDGAVPSAVNCVLAGSYLLVNVYQFVVLPLWLLPSARPWGWTLLPFALLNNPFWSLLHEAIHDLLHANRRVNGVIGRGLAILFGSPFRILRLSHLLHHKLNRLPVEGTEYYDRDKSTKAAAAPGYFFQILIGLYLVEVVSPMLFLLPRAWLQWFKARYMPPQSVSAILMQNWLGAEALREIRVDGLLTLTWLSLSFWLYGENWPMLLALLLARGFLISFLDNVYHYATPVSDIFYAKNLCLPAPLSKLLLNFNLHGIHHINPAISWIHLPKAFAVQAGKVQGGYFAAALSQFGGPIALQDLPQSGVALSLRAE
- a CDS encoding ATP-binding cassette domain-containing protein, producing MSNPSSTIKFHDVNFVLPGGKKLLANLNLDVGAGETLVLLGRSGSGKTTTMKLINRLIDPTSGRLEVEGKATVDWDPIQLRRRIGYVIQEIGLFPHLTIEQNIGVVPRLEGWAAERIQLRARELLNLVGLNADSFAGRFPRELSGGQRQRVGVARALAADPPVILLDEPFGALDPITRREIQREFKNLQQELGKTMVFVTHDIAEAFVLANRIALLKDGEMILLGPPAELLESNHPEARAFAECFHDGQNIARPA
- the egtD gene encoding L-histidine N(alpha)-methyltransferase; translated protein: MKQPTPPRIFATEQRLHWLSHHPGIWSLAGADLDGAPTMSILTTLWDQPRWLEAYHLYDDTGSELFEEICELPEYYLTRTENSILEARAKDIIASAPVECIVELGAGYSKKTVHLLTEQLAQRRHCIFAPIDVSAAGLLASQSAVQKDFPQIEFHGIHSRYEAGFGAIDKNLPTLFVFLGSTIGNFNLTDFPRFFRALSAAMGPNDYLLLGADRVKDPKLLEAAYNDSRGITAKFILNVFQNINRRMAGNFDVERMRYDSWFNPEWRQIEMHGVATARQRIRFADSGANFEWQENENILVEISRKFDPNRLQEQLGFFGLAPVAHFTDPNQWFSVLLFRKQN